Genomic window (Argopecten irradians isolate NY chromosome 13, Ai_NY, whole genome shotgun sequence):
TGTCACATTTTCAAGGCGATcggcccctttatcaagacacacaatacgaacatgattacataatatgacACGAACAGTAAAACGGGACAATGAAAGCAGACAAATATTTAACAGCAGAATGGAGCGCAATTAATTAACCCTTGAGCATGTGGCATCCGAAGGCCTGATCTAAAATTAGTCATGCTGTGCAGCAGAACGCTACAATCAATTGgaaaattgataatattttgtcCACACGCTTGGAATGACttgtttgtaatgtatatacatatatatgtaatttacaaCCAACAGTTAACTTCTTTATTAATACTTTGAATTATTTCACTTGTAAAGTTTCTTTGTTATAATCCACAAAACTAGTTAGTACGTTTGTCTCCCTCCCATTGAACCCTTCAACGAATCATATCACCCTTTATTGTATAGTGTCTTCtgattcttattttattttctaaatcatGTGACAAAGATATACTTGGCCCTGTTTTCTCTATAAtattcatttgatttaatttttttcttttttttcaattacagTTTTCATGAGTAACAAATTGTTTTACCTCGAATTTACATCttaaatgtttctaaaaatgattGACCATTGATCTTCAGAGCTATATCTCCAAATGGGATGTCAAGTAGAAGTCTAGATTGATCACATCTTTATACGGCAACTTGCAAACATTTGAGGATCTAttttaaatcacaaaaattctttgaaacttcAACTAGACCAAAACTTCATCAGAGCAGATCCGTGAGTGATAAATCTATGTATGGTTTAGGAAAAAAccgaaataaaaataaatagataaataaaatcctTCATCGAGTCTTTCAACCATTGGGACAGCTGGTTTATCTTACAGTGTATAAGTGGTAAAGGTATGCCTGCCATGCCATTCCGTCAGTCTATTGCAGCAGAAACTATACATTTCCTCATCCATACAATGAAAAAGAATTCTGAAACGACCACTAATTGGCTTCATACAGTCAGGAGCATGCatgcagtgtgttgtgtgtgtgaagcgCGTGCtgcatgttttaggagactgtgaTGTTCTTTGCTGTGTCATTTTGTATATGAAGTGTTATCGCGCCGAGGATACCAAACAAGGACACCCCACCCAATCgcattatacttacaacaagAAACCAGTCTATTAATGTGGTCCCTTAatgctaagcgctaagcaggagcagaaactaccacatttACAGACTAGGTTGTGTCTCGGCCAGTggacagaactcagagccttcatcacaggggcgaacgctcaactcaaggccacgTGTGAGGCGGCATCAATGAAGTAAAGGATAAAGCCAGTGAGGAAGAcaaaaaagataagatcctggCGCTTTTTATGATTATTCCGTAGGGGCAGCTCGTACAATTCTTACACAAATATGCTAAATCCATGCATTATGTGATTACATGAGTTAGCTCATAATATTATTAGGTTTAATACcattttagttttattatttattcagACATAAAATTAAAAGCAGAGTGCCCTTGACATGGTTTCCTAAAGGGACATTCCTTTTCTACATTCTCTCATAAATAATAGTCATACCCAattttttgatataattttctaAGTATTTTGTCTATGTTTTTCTGCGTCTTAatacaacattttgttttgttaaagtaatttatataataaaactgaTGATTTTTGCTGAGATTATTCACACTTaaagtaatattgttattttccaaaatgtaGTTTTGAAAAGACTTAAAATGATACTTCTATTTTTAGCACAATAATCAATATTTTGGACATAGAACAAGTGAATTAAAGTTTCGTCGttcattttacaaaatgtgAATAGACTGtgatttattcatttgttgattaattttgttattCTTTCCTGAAGAGAATTTGTATCATTCCATTACgggttatatgtctgtatttaaaacagtttgattgcaaaaatgtaacttgtatagTGAACAATAGACagaattgaaaacaaaaccaatatataaccgaaaatgtttttttgtcgTAATCAACCCTAAGCTGATATGATATTGTTTCTGTGAGcttaagaagaaaaaataacattttaaatatttgtctttttgACCCaagtgacattgaatgaagctCAAGgccattcttttgaacaaacttgatcaCCCTTCATATCAGTATGCTTCAgtcatctttaaatatatattcgaTATGAATACATAACtaaaaaaacttatatataatattattattttaatattagaaCATAACAAATAATATGCCACTGTTTTAATAACGACACCAGGAAGCCAGTGATTTAATGGGAGTTTTTCGTTTGTTGGATCCAGGAAATGAAGGATGAGACTCGTGTGTAAACACCCGGGGTACGGGCATCCCCACAACCATACCCCCAGGATACGACTCCGGCCAACTTGTACACGCCGTTATGTTTACAAACCAGTGGGCCGCCAGAATCACcctacaacaaaacaaaaatcatataaatcatTGATGCGTGGGTTGGTTAAAACGTTAACATTACATTGCAGTTTGAAATATAACGATCACGTGTGCTAAAATACTGTAGttaaaggcctactaccttTCCGGTGCAGGTTTGTGTTTGTAATGGGATGTAAAACTAGATTGATGATTTTGTTGGTTCGCAAACTTCATTATCTTACCGTTACTACTACAGTTGTAATCAcgttgtaaacaatttaattacaataattaaaatgttaatttccataacgcgggtcgtctccCCGCCTttgtcctaaataccgcgtGGTATCACTGCGCAACACGACAATACAGCACAATGAAAATACTCTTTAACATGAATTATACAGGGCatcatttgtttggtgttgaaACTTAATCTTTATCACCATGTTTTCTTATGTTATCAGTGTTTTAAAGAGTCGGACTtctaatttttgtttcggaaatgtATTGGGTCTTAAAATGTGACTCACtagttttagaaaaaaaatgatggtTTTGGAGGGCAAAAAAAGGACACAAACTATGCATGCAAAATCCTTTATCATTCAAGTCAACTACCTCCATTTAGGAAAAAAAGTTATAAATCTAAGCATGTTTAATTCGTGCCAATTTATCTGTTGTGGTATACTTCTGCAAAactgcttttgtttgtttgagtaaatgtacgtcctatcaacagctatggtcatgtaaggacggtctcccatgtatgcggtgtgtagcgtgtttGTAGGGCGAGGTGCGTGTTCTGGGAGACTGCGCTATATTCGAGTTacgtcttcttgtatagtggtcCCATGCAACAAACCCCATCCGGCCACCttatatactgacaacgggcaaaccagtcgtcctactcccttcACATACCTGACAAGCATCCTTGCCACCTGCGGTAAACCCTGCGCAGATGTTTCCGGAGTAGACGCTATTACGTCCGAGGAAGTATTCACACTGACTGTTTGTTATAATGGGAACATTGACCTTCTCTAGGTACCTAGTCAATGGTGCACGGCCGTGCTcgtctgaaaattaaaaatgttttttttttattcgtaTTTTGAGTTGAtccagaatttcaaagttttaaaaGTTCGTATAGTATAGTAATAAACACTTtctaatgtcaataaaattggACTTGTTCCCTCATTTTAACGATGGTGAAAGACGACTTAATTGTGTATCATCTACCTTCTCTCCACTCTGAATTATTGTTTTCTGCCTTTTATCTTCTTCACACTTAGATAGAGATAATCATAATCAATTCGTTTAACAGAGGCTCTATCAACCGATTGATGATAaggaactacatgtatattcttaCAATATTGAAATCAAATTGGTCTTTCTGAACGTCGAACTGCCTGCCTTTTCGAGCTTTTTTGCCTTTTTAAAAAGGTCTTCGATTTTTGTTCGACCATTCATTCCAGAGTCGTAAAAAATTGCTGCTCCAGCCTTGATAGCTGAATGTTAAACCTGCTGTCACTATAATGCGGCCTGTCTGTGTGTTTTGACAACAGGTCATAAAACGAACTAAAACAGATCACCAAACCCATGAACAATATGCATTCAAGCGATGCTATGTATAAAATGGACTTTGTATTTTGCCCAAACCATATGAATTCTAACAAGACGcattgacggtcacctgagtgctgcattgcaaagttggttcaaatctatgaaaattattttcgaattaaaataaactttaaaattgaaatttcgtattcgaatttttattttttgtttttcatttgataGTTAGTGAATTATGTtgccaaaccttatgcttaaaattcaaatttgctttgctaacgttaaacaacaaaagcaaactagaagtcagtcagtgtctgtgattttataaatttcactttttaatctatggagattatttggttccatcaaacctgtgaattcagaagaagatttttgaaattttagccattttgacccattttggcccagcctctctggtccctgggggtcagccaggaccaatatggatatggtgttaaaatgctatttgaggctaataattctaacccagtttgactcatttcctattacaactaagcaaataaagttcataaatgtgtttttcctatatagactatagtaaacttgaccccctccccaggtggaaacatgagaccccagggtcatataattcacaatttttgtaaaggacctttccatctatgaagagtatttgattctaccagttccagtatttcagaagaagatttttgaagttttagattatttgaccccttttggccccacccctaaggcccctgggagtcagtcatggaaaatttgttaataggattcaatggccatttcatagggataattctgacaacatttgacttatttcctttTACAACTGACCAAATAacgctcaaaaatgtgttttccctatataaactatagtaaacttaaacCCCTCCCCAAGgagaaacctgagaccccagggtcatataattcacaatttttgtaaaggacctttagacctttctatttgtgaagagtatttgattccatcacatctgtgagtggagaagaagatttttgaaattatagtcaattttaccccttttggcccctcccacagcccccaggGGGTTGAGGAccatatatttcacaattttgattggccttatgccttagaaggtttgtgcaaaatttcattgaatttgtttcagcggtttttgagaagaaatcgaaaatgtaaattgtttacggacatacgacgcacgacgacggacaaaaggcgattagaataggtcacttgagacttcgtctcaggtgacctaataaatgCGGACGGTTACTAGTTTTTATAACTTGTCCTTTAAACGTAATTTAAAAAGGTAGCAATCCTATACGCGATTGTCCATTTCTTAATGCTATCtcacaaaacacaaaacaacactCTGCCAGGTCTAAGTGTACTTACAATTGACAAACCAGACGCTTTATACTCTTTTAATGTTAAGTGCTTAtaaagagcagaaactaccgtTTATGGAACATAAAGTGAATCGACAGGGGCAGTCTTCACAAAGGATGATATTCCAAGGCCAAAACAGAGGCAAttgagacattaggaagaaaaGAGTCATAACAAAAAAGAACGATAACGTTTGAATTGTTTTTGCCGCCTGGTGCAATCATGCAAAGTAAAAAATGTAGACACTGTTATCCTTTAGGATCTGTGGGTATAGTAAAGATGTATCCTTGTATGGGTTACCACTGATCAGCTGGTGGTGATATAAAGACGTTTGTGTAAATAATACAACCATTCACGATGAAGAATTTGTAAGATACACTTCATATGCTCTCACTACACGACATATAGTTAGATCACGGTACAGATTTCCTTACGTAGCACATATTGAATACTAGATTCTCATTAGTAAAGATATCCACCATTCTTCTTTGTAATGTCATTTATTATAATGTCGATTTTGGAAAACGAAAGTTGAAAGTTTTGAAAGTTAGGCAAACTTGAAATATACACAATTTAAGATTATAAAACGTAATAAGTGACGCCCTCAAAACAATAGAATGAACAATGGAGCAGACAtgatatcaaaaattaaaaaaaaaactgaaaaaaacccCAATGAAAACAATTTACCGTAATAAGTGGCACCCCATCcagtaactgtacatgtatcgcTGTCGAAGTTCTCATTGGTGTTTGGTAGACATGCAGCTCTGATATAGTTTCCTGACAAGTCGACAGGGGAGGATAACTTCATCATGGCGATGTCGTTGTGGTTAGTCCTGGAGTTGTAGCCGGTGTGGACCACCACACTGGACACATGATGGATACTGGAGGAGTATACGTGGTGCTGGTCGTGCATGCCAACTCCCACAGTCCAGCCATGTCTTGTTgataaactgtacaaaatttgaaaaaacgGAGACAAATACACATCTCTGTCGAAAATTTTACGCACACTCATACGGTAGACCGTATAAGTTCAATTAAAATCGCCCTGAGAAAGTCATTGTACATGAAAACGCGATATTAGATCGGCACAAATTAAGTTTACAGCAACGTCATGGAATATCTTACTCTTCGAAACAATGAGCAGCCGTGACGACCCACTGAGAATCTACCAGGGTTCCTCCACACAAGTGTTGGTTATTATACCTCACAGATACCTGTAATAGATAAACTAAAATGTCATAAACAATGGTTACAAGTGATGGTAAAAAACTCGGGGTGAATGCCATAAACAATTGTTAAAAGTGATAGTTAAAACCTCGGAGGGAATGTCATAAACAATGGTTACAAGTGATGGCTACAAAGTCGGGGTGAATGTCATAAACTATGGTTTCAAGTGATGGCTACAAAGTCGTGGTGAATGTCATAAATAATGGTTACAAGTGTTGGCTACAAAGTCGTGGTGAATGTCATAAACAATGGTTACAAGTGATGGTTACAAAGTCGTGGTGAATGTCATAAATAATGGTTACAAGTGATGGCTACAAAGTCGTGGTGAATGTCATAAACAATGGTTACAAGTGATGGTTACAAAGTCGTGGTGAATGTCATAAACAATGGTTAAAAGTGATGGCTACAAAGTCGTGGTGAATGTCATAAACAATGGTTACAAGTGATGGCTACAAAGTCGTGGTGAATGTCATAAACAATGGTTACAAGTGATGGTTACAAATTATTCGGGGTGAAAGTTGCAAGTCCAAATGCTACACAGTGTCCGTGCGTTCTAATtgcggattcgtaccagttgtatcgaTACGAATATGCAAATGAAAAGCGCCGGTTACCAACAGAACTGTGGCGGTACAAGTGATCcgttttcagaagcgtaccacctttttccaagatggcagactcgagatttttcattttttatcgaaatgttttctttgttgaaaataaGACAGAGAATATTTATATATCCGATTAAATCACatggattatttatttcaatatatgccGAGACTATAAaagttttatatcattttattgttaacgCAGAAAATCCTTTTTTTATTGTGcgaagcgtatctttcatatgggtgtCGCCATCTTGGGAAAATCCAAACGCGTTCCATTAGGCGATGCCGTATCAATTTAGTACAACTGTCCTTTTTATAGTagtatctcactgaagcatactgtcaGAGATACCGGAACGCACGCCTAACCCTGTCACTTAATACTAAatatgggcgaaccagtcgtcccactcccttaaatGAAGATCTTCTACATGgtactagtcgtcccactcccttaaatGAAGATCTTCT
Coding sequences:
- the LOC138306239 gene encoding prostasin-like, translated to MCCIDTSHGSHTGSTGGSTGGSSSGTAHGMNVAHCGTSNVGSTHTNKIVGGSVASHGEFPWQVSVRYNNQHLCGGTLVDSQWVVTAAHCFEDLSTRHGWTVGVGMHDQHHVYSSSIHHVSSVVVHTGYNSRTNHNDIAMMKLSSPVDLSGNYIRAACLPNTNENFDSDTCTVTGWGATYYDEHGRAPLTRYLEKVNVPIITNSQCEYFLGRNSVYSGNICAGFTAGGKDACQGDSGGPLVCKHNGVYKLAGVVSWGYGCGDARTPGVYTRVSSFISWIQQTKNSH